A window of the Peptostreptococcaceae bacterium genome harbors these coding sequences:
- a CDS encoding SWIM zinc finger family protein has protein sequence MGSYGFPKYESAAAKKAKANKALEKLKKKNPEIEPVIIEGRALAKNWWGKAWNLNLESYADYSNRIARGKSYVRNNAVLDLKISKGKVTGKVKGSRAKPYDVEIVIDALSNEKWEQVTELCNHRIDSLEQLITGEFPKELDVLFTDKKYGMFPSPKEIHFDCSCPDWANMCKHVAAVLYGIGARLDNNPMLFFTLRDLDWQDLIRKSMERKLESMLKNAGRKSKREIATEDISDIFGL, from the coding sequence ATGGGTTCTTATGGATTCCCAAAGTATGAATCGGCAGCGGCGAAAAAAGCAAAAGCGAATAAGGCTTTAGAAAAATTAAAAAAGAAAAATCCGGAAATCGAACCCGTGATTATTGAAGGAAGGGCATTGGCAAAAAACTGGTGGGGAAAGGCATGGAACTTAAATTTGGAAAGTTATGCGGACTATAGCAATAGAATTGCAAGAGGCAAAAGCTATGTTCGCAATAATGCAGTCTTGGATTTGAAGATATCTAAAGGAAAAGTAACGGGAAAAGTTAAGGGAAGCAGGGCAAAACCCTACGATGTAGAGATTGTAATTGATGCCTTAAGCAACGAAAAGTGGGAGCAGGTCACGGAGCTGTGCAATCATAGAATCGATTCCTTGGAACAATTGATTACTGGGGAATTTCCAAAGGAATTGGATGTTTTATTCACCGATAAAAAGTATGGAATGTTTCCGTCTCCAAAAGAAATTCATTTTGACTGCAGCTGTCCGGACTGGGCCAATATGTGCAAACATGTAGCGGCGGTACTATATGGAATAGGCGCAAGATTGGATAATAATCCTATGCTTTTTTTCACGCTTAGAGATTTAGACTGGCAGGATTTAATCAGAAAATCGATGGAGCGAAAATTGGAAAGCATGCTGAAAAATGCGGGAAGGAAAAGTAAGAGGGAGATTGCAACCGAAGACATATCCGATATATTTGGGCTATGA
- a CDS encoding NYN domain-containing protein → MQKDKKIAILIDADNVSDKYIKFIIDEISNQGTPTYKRIYGDWTKPQLGGWKNILLKHSINPIQQYGYTTGKNSTDAALIIDAMDILYSGNVDGFCIVSSDSDFTKLAMRLREAGMQVIGMGEKKTPKPFIAACEKFKYLEVLASMAQNSEEDTNKKKPEQDEIKNGMTSKDQLVETIRTIINEISDEDGWAYMAEIGSVLNKRYTDFDTRNYGFTKLTPFVSSLKKFEIRSVRTKANTTLKYVRNMTDSKKD, encoded by the coding sequence ATGCAGAAGGACAAGAAGATAGCAATATTGATTGATGCAGACAATGTTTCGGACAAATACATTAAATTTATAATTGACGAGATTTCAAACCAAGGGACACCTACATACAAGAGAATCTACGGGGACTGGACAAAACCGCAACTTGGGGGTTGGAAGAATATTCTACTCAAGCATTCAATAAATCCAATTCAACAGTATGGCTATACGACGGGAAAAAATTCGACAGACGCCGCACTGATAATTGACGCAATGGACATACTATATTCCGGCAATGTCGACGGGTTTTGCATCGTCTCGAGCGACAGCGATTTCACGAAGCTTGCGATGAGGCTTAGGGAGGCGGGCATGCAGGTTATAGGAATGGGCGAGAAAAAGACACCGAAGCCATTCATAGCCGCCTGTGAAAAATTCAAATATCTGGAAGTTTTAGCATCTATGGCTCAGAATTCGGAAGAGGATACAAACAAGAAGAAACCCGAGCAGGACGAAATTAAAAATGGAATGACAAGCAAGGACCAATTGGTGGAAACAATTAGGACCATAATAAACGAGATATCCGACGAGGATGGATGGGCCTACATGGCGGAGATAGGCAGCGTGCTGAATAAACGCTACACAGATTTTGACACTAGGAACTACGGGTTCACAAAGCTTACACCTTTTGTGTCTTCTCTGAAGAAATTCGAAATTCGTTCAGTGAGGACTAAAGCCAATACGACACTTAAGTATGTAAGAAACATGACCGATTCAAAAAAGGACTAA